One region of Eleutherodactylus coqui strain aEleCoq1 chromosome 5, aEleCoq1.hap1, whole genome shotgun sequence genomic DNA includes:
- the LOC136626973 gene encoding P2X purinoceptor 7-like produces MFQEDLEFEELDYSSDSFGEDLQSESEEDEDLPETRQYSAVQQQLLDSLYAQADISSLQCFQNDPQGAPEAGASGSTEDPHGRLGNKEWCHCGQCICMPTVAECVCCREHDVVLQILPEACLCVTQHPLFAQYALVRENLEHAIRLSALVTRRQYDTTNNRVMRVGAYRSYTAWIHGFLGKNNRIPIPACVIKAIRTAYPDPQGNYTGFQFYMDLTESNLDFHLNL; encoded by the exons ATGTTccaggaagatcttgaatttgaggagcttgattattcatcagattcttttggagag gatTTACAATCTGAGAgcgaggaagatgaggatttaccCGAAACACGGCAATATTCTGCG gttcaacaacaactgttagactcgctatatgctcaggcggacataagcagtctaCAGTGTTTTCAGAATGATCCGCAGGGTGCACCAGAAGCGGGTGCTTCAGGATCCACTGAAGATCCCCATGGCAGGCTTGGCAACAAAGAGTGGTGTCACTGTGggcagtgcatttgcatgcccacAGTGGCAGAGTGTGTGTGTTGCCGAGAACACGATGTGGTCCTACAGATTTTACCGGAAGCTTGCCTATGTGTGACACAACATCCATTATTTGCCCAGTATGCGCTTGTACGTGAAAACCTAGAACACGCCATAAGATTATCGGCACTGGTCACCCGGAGACAGTACgacaccacaaacaatag ggttatgcgtgtgggcgcatatcgctcttatacagcgtggatacacggattcttggggaaaaacaatagaatcccCATACCAGCGTGCGTTATAAAAGCGATACGTACAGCTTACCCTGATCCGCAAGGAAATTACACGGGTTTCCAGTTCTACATGGACCTGACTGAAAGCAATTTGGATTTTCATTTGAACTTATAG